In the genome of Helicovermis profundi, the window AAAACGAAGAGCAAATAATTAAACTCCCTAAAACCAATGCTAATACACGACTGTACATCTTAACCTCCAAATAAAACCGAATTATAGTAAAAGAAATGTCGAACTTTGTACTATTATTATACTAAAACAATATTACAGACAAATTACATAGAGTTTAAAAAGTCATTACAAGCGCGAATAAAAAAAGCAGTGCGCAAAAAAACAGAAATAATATTCGTTAAGCCGAAGGCTTAAAAAGTAATATTATTTCTGTTTTTTTTGCATAGTGCCAAAGGCACGTGTCGTAACAATAAGCGTAGCGCTTGTTACGGCGCACTGCTACACCTTTTTAATTTATTTACTCTTAAAATTCAATAAAATTTTCTATTTTTTGCATAGTGCCAAAGGCACGTGTCGTAACAATAAGCCTAGCGTTTGTTACGGCGCACTGCTACACCTTTTTTAATATATTTATTCTTAAAATTCAATAAAATTTTCTATTTTTTGCATAGTGCCAAAGGCACGTGTCGTAACAATAAGCGTAGCGCTTGTTACGGCGCACTGCTACACCTTTTTAATTTATTTACTCTTAAAATTCAATAAAATTTTCTGTTTTTTTGCATAGTGCCAAAGGCACGTGTCGTAACAATAAGCCTAGCGCCCATCAGGCGCACTGCTACACCTTTTTTAATATATTTACTCTTAAAATTCAATAAAATTTTTAATATTCTTCTAAATCTAATGGTAAAAGCAAATTAACTGTTGTACCTTTTTCTAATTTAGATGTGATTTTAATTTTACCTAAATGCGCTTCAACTATTTCTTTTGCAATTGAAAGTCCAAGACCTGTTCCACCTAATTCTCTAGATCTTGCTTTATCGACTCTATAGAATCTTTCAAATATTCTATTTATATCTTTTTCAGGAATACCAAATCCATTATCTTGAATTGTCATTGACACATTTTCATCTATTTTAGTTAAAAAAGTATTTATAATACTTCCATTTGGGGAATACTTAATGGCATTTGAAAGAATATTTAAAGCAACCTGCTCTATTCTATCATAATCAAAATATCCAACTAAATTATCCAAATCAGTAACTAAATTTATGGTTTGATTTTTATTTTTAGCCGTAACCTCTACTTTTTTTATTGAATATTTGACCATATTAACATAATCATGATACTCTTTTTCAAGTTTAATGTTCTCATTATCAAAGCTTGAAAGCTGAAGTAAGTCTCTTACTAACCTATTCATTCTATCAGCTTCATTATTTACAACTTTTAAAAACTCTATTTTTGTATCTTCATCATCAACATACCCATCTAATATTGTTTCTGTGTAAGATTTAATACTAGTAAGAGGAGTTTTTAATTCATGAGAAACATTTGCAACAAATTCTCTTCTCATCTTCTCAAGTCTTTCTTGATCTGTAATATCTTGAAGAACAAAAACAATACCACTTTTCTCTCCATTTTCGTTTGCATATGGAGCATAACTTACTTTTAATATCATATTCTCAAATTTAATTATTTCGCTACCAATCCATTTATTATCTGCAATTATTTTTTCTATTACTAAATTTTCATTTAATTCTCTAATAGTTTTATCAAAATCTAAACTCGTTTCAGTAAAATTTAACATCTCTATAGCTTTAGGATTCAAATGTATTATCTCACCTTTTTTATTAACAGCAACTAATCCATCATCCATGTAATTTATTATAGTTTCTAGTTTGCTTTTTTCTCTTGAAATCTCGCTTACTGATACTTTTAATCTATTTGTAAGGTAATTAAACATTTCACCAAGCTTTCCAATTTCATCTTTTGATTTCACATCTACTGTTTGATCAAAATCACCTGAAGCCATTTTAGCAGCCTTGGCTGTTATTTCATTTATTGGATTAGTAATGCTATTAGCTATAAAAATTCCAAGTACGACTGTTACTATAAGTGCTAGTAATGTAGCTTGTACTATAATAATTTTAAATTTATCTATACTGTTGTATACGTCTGACAAATCATATCTTATATATAATATACCTTCTTTCCCTATTGGAAAAGATTTGTCCAGAGTTTTTATTTGCGATTTATTATCCTTGACAAAAGTTTTTTCTACACTGCCATTTGAAGACGCTACTACTAAATCAAAGTTTAAAACATTTAGCGCGTCCCTGCCTACATTCTGAGAAGTTGTAGCAATAATACTAAATTTATCGTCTGGTTTAATCACAAAAATTTCTTCTCGGAATCCCGCTCCAGAATATAAAGTAAGTATGTCTTGAATTTTATCGGCGTTTTCTGACAAATCATTGTAACTAGAAATTCTAGGCATCAGGATATCTGAAATGTCATCAATTCTATTTTCGATCACATTAAAATTATATTGCTCTGTTGAACGTATTATAAATACACCAGAAATAATCATACCAATAAAAACAAGCATAAAATATATGACTATAAAACGCCATCTTATGCTCTTAAACATATTGTTACCTCCTAAAATAGTATCCTACGCCTCTTTTTGTCATAACAAATTTGGGATTACTTGAATCATCTTCAATTTTTTCTCTTAATCTTCTTACAGTTACGTCAACAGTTCTAATATCTCCAAAATATTCATATCCCCAAACATCTTTTAGAAGTTGCTCTCTTGTAAAAATCTGATTATCCTGGGTAGCTAAAAACTTTAAAAGTTCGAATTCTCTAAGTGTTAATTCTATTACTTCCTCACCTTTTCTAACTTCATATCTTTCTAAATCTACAATTAAGTTATCTGAAGTAACAATTTTTTTATCAACAATTTCTGGTAAAGTACTAATATTTATTCTTCTAAGATTTGCCTTAATTCTAGCAATTAACTCTCTCATACCAAATGGTTTTGTAATATAATCATCCGCTCCAAGCTCAAGTCCAAGAACTTTATCTACTTCTTCTTCTTTTGCTGTTAGCATGATAATTGGCATATTAAAACTTTCTCTAATTTTTTTACAAACTTGAAAGCCATCATATTTTGGAAGCATAACATCTAATATAACTAAATCTGGCTGAGCTTGATAAACCATCTTAAGAGCCTCATCACCATCAAATGCACAAACTACATTATATCCTTCTTTTACTAAATTAAATTTTATAATATCTGAAATAGGTTTTTCATCATCAACTACTAATATTTTCTTGTTATTCATAAAACACCTCTCTGCATTATAATACTACTAATAACTGTTACTTAATTCTAAAAAAATTGCCTTTTAAAAAGGCATTTAAATTTATCCAATATATATTTATATTCTAATACTCCGCCTATAGTAAAAAGTAAGGAATAAAGAACTCATAATGTTCCTAGATTATTCTTTAATATTTAACATAATTTCTGGGATCAACTGGCACATTATTCTTTCTTATCTCAAAATGTAAATGTGGTCCTGTACTAAATCCTGTGTTTCCACTTAATGAAATTTTTTGACCTTTAAAAACTTTTTCTCCAACTTTAACTAAAATTTTTGAATTATGACCATATATACTTACCATATTAGCACCGTGATCGATTACAACCGCTAAACCATAACCACCATATCCACCTGCGCGAGTTACAACACCTCCATCAGCTGCATATACTGGCGTACCAATTGCAAGTCCTATATCAATTCCATTATGTCTTCCCCATTTTCCAAGTAATCTTCTCATACCAAAACCAGAAGTAATAACACCTCTAGTAGTTGGTCTTGCAAAAGTTCCAGTCCCTTTTTTTGGTGGTGGATTTTTAGTTCCTTTATATACTACCTTTGTACTTGGCTTTTTAAGAATTTTCTCACTTAAAACTTTTTTAGCAACTTCCCGTCCATTCTCTTTTACCACTTTTGCAACTATCTGTTTTTCCCCTTTAATGCCTTTAATTTTTGTTTTATAATCACCTTTATATAATGTAGAAGCATTTTCATACTTTACATCATATGCGACTTTTTCACTATAAGTCTCTTCTTCTACGGTTAATACAGTTATTAGAGGTCTTGGAACAGTTAAACTTATTTCTTGACCAATTTGAAGTCTCTCTGGTTTTACATCTGGATTTGCTTTAATTAAACTATCAACTGTAATTTCATATTTTGAAGCAATTGTCCAAAAATTCTCACCTTTACTTACTTTATGAAATTTTTCTTCATCAGTACCTTTTACTATGTAGTTAAAAGCATCTTCTTTACTAGTATAAATCGTACCATTGGTAATATTATTATATCCTTTTACAATCTCAACATCTTCTTTAAAGTATGAATCTAATATTTCGCTACCGTCTTCTTTAGCTAAAAATTTAGTTTTTATAGAGTTTAATAATTCGTTAGCATCTTCTTTATTTTCGAAAAAACCTATTCTTTTTTTATTTACTTCTAGTGAGTACCCTTCGTATGATAAATCCATAAGGTCTTTTACAGCACTAGTGTAATTATTTACAGATGTAGGCAAAGCGTTTAAACTTGAATTATTACTAGTAGTATCACTAGTAGATTTATTATCACTTATTTTTGACTCTTCTTTTTTTGAATCAGTAGAACTAATTGTTGCTTGATTACTACTTTCATTATCCATTTTAACTGCGTATAAAGAAGTTTCACCACTCGCTTCATTTGATGTATTTGAATTCATTATATCATTCATATAGTATACACCGCTCAGCGCAACAACTACTGCTAAAGCTCCTAGAAACTGAATTTTATACTTTCTAATATAAATAAAAACTTTATTAACTTTTTCTCTAAAATTTTCTAGTTTTAATTTATTAAAATCTATTTTATTTAATTTTAATTTACTGAAGTTAATTTTATCTAATTTTATAATTTCCTTAAAATTAGAACCATATCTTTTAAAATTTACTCCTTTAAAATTATTTTTTTTGAATTTACTAATGATAAGTTGTTTATTCACTTTAATATTTTTAATATATTTATAGCCTTTATAAAATGGCATTATAACAAAAGCAATTGATTTTGCAAGACCATTGATAATCGTATTTATAATTTTACTAAAGTCCATTCGAAAGCTCCCTTTTTAGTAGTTATCTAAATTATTTTTCCTCACATTTCAGTATACCATATTTTATGTGTTTTACTATAGTCATTTTTGCATTATACTATATAATATAAACAAATACTTATTACTAATTAATACATTAAAGGTAGATGATAATATGGGATTTAAAAATCAAATTACTAAAGTTGACTTCGGAAGTATTACAATTGAAAATATATTTATTAATGATTTTATGTGTAGTGCAAATGGAACTTATGTTAAAGTGTATCTTCTTGGATATAAATATGCAGTAGATAATGATGAAAACATTGATTTTAACAACTCTTCAATTGCTAAACACTTGAATATACCACTTGAAGATGTGCTAAATGCATGGGATTTTTGGCAAAAAAAAGGTATAATAAAAAAGAGCAATATTGATGATTCAGTAAATTACGATGTCGAATTTATCTCACTTAGACAGCTATATATTGATAACAACTATAAAGTTAATAATAACGAAGTAAGCTATGAAAGAAAAACTTCAAATTCTGACTTAATTGAAATAAATAAGAGCCCAGAAATAAAAAATATGTTTTATAAGATTGATCAATTCATGCGTCGTAATCTTTCTCCAAATGAAAGACTAGAAGTTCTTAATTTTTTACTGGACAACAACGTCGATCCTGACGTCGTTACTATGGCATTTGAATATTCAATAGAAACTAAGAACGTTAAAAATATTAAATATGCTTTGAAGGTTCTAAATGCCTGGGTAGACAATGGCTTAATCACTGTAGATTTAATTGAAAATAATTTAAAGCAATCAAATAAATATTACCGTGCTTATAGAGCAATTTATAAATCTTTAGGTTACTCTAATCTTATAACTTCTGGTGATAAAGAAATAATCGACATCTGGTTACAAAAATATGATTTGTCTCTTGAATTCATTTTAGAAGTGATCAAAGAGAGTTCTAAAAAAACTTCAAATGTTAATATGAACTATATGCATTCCATCGTTAAAAATTTATATAAAAATAAAATTAATACTATTGAAGGATTTAAGACTTTTAAAACTACCCATACAAATACTAAAAAAAGTTATAGCAATAGCAAAACTGCTCCTTCAAAGACTAAATTTCACAATTTCGAAAAATCAAAGTCAAATTATTCCAATGAGGATATTGAAAAAATATTGGGCATAAAAAAATAATTTCAAGATAGTATTACTTTTTCAATTAGCAACAAATTTTTTCTACTATTGTATACTTACCGGAGGCAATATGAATAAATTTAAAAAAGAAATTTTTAAAGAATATGAAAAACTTAGAACTAAATCGAATGAAGAACTTAAAAGAAGGAAACAGGAAATTTATTCTTTACTTCCAAGAACTAAAGAGATAGATAAAGAAATGGCAAAACTCAGTATCTCTATTAGCAAAAAAATTCTTTCTGATAATAATGGTAATTATGAATCTTTTATAAAAGATTTAGAATCAAAAATAAATACTTTAAAAAAAGAAAAAGCCCTTATTTTAACCGAGAACAATTTCACATTATCTTATATTAAACTTCATCACAACTGTGAAAAATGTGATGATACAGGATTTGATAAATCAACTAATAAACTCTGTGAATGTTTTTTTTCTAAGCTTATTAAAAAAACTTATAAGCTATCTAATCTTGAAAGCGTACTAGAAAAGGAAAATTTCAGTACATTTAATATTGATTTATTTTCGCAGAAAAAATATGAAGATAACACACTGAGTCCCAGAGATAACATGAAAAGAATTTTAACAGAGGTCGAATCATTCGTTCATAGTTTTAATAGAGGAGAAGAAAATCTGCTTCTATACGGAACAACAGGACTCGGAAAAACTTTTATATGTAACTCAATTGCGAAAGCCCTCTTGTCAAAAGGAAAAATTGTTGTTTACCATACAGCGTTTCGCATACTTGAAATATTAGAAAACGAAAAATTCAATAAAAACTTAGAAAATCAAGAAGAGAATAAACTAGAGTATTATTTACTTTTTAATAGTGATCTACTAATCATAGATGATTTAGGAACTGAAATGGTAAACTCATTTTCAGCATCTGAACTTTTTAATATTATAAATTCAAGAATAATAAAAAACAAAAGTACAATAATCTCAACAAATCTCTCTCCAATACAAATTAAAGAAACATACAGTGATAGAGTTTCATCAAGAGTATTTGGAAAATACAAAATGCTAAACTTTTACGGACCAGACTTAAGATGGGAAAAATAAAAAGTCGATTAAAAATCGACTTTTTATTTTTATATGCATATTTTTTAGTATATTATAAGGTAGACTCAATACAAAGCCTTAAGAGAACAAACACTTTTTAATAAAAACGCACCTAACAGGTATATTTTTTAATATATTGTGAGGTAGACTCAATACAAAGCCTTAAGAGAACAAACACCTTTTAATAAAAACGCCCTTAACAGGTATATTTTTTAATATATTGTGAGGTAGACTCAATACAAAGCCTTAAGAGAACAAACACTTTTTAATAAAAACGCACCTAACAGGTATATTTTTTAATATATTGTGAGGGCGACTTAAGGCGAAGCCTTCGGAGAACGAACAATATATTAAAAAATACTAGATCTTATTATTGTTTGACTTCTCTTTGGTCCAATTGAAATTATCTTAGCTGGTACTCCAACTAATTCTTCTAATCTTTCAATATATTTTTTAGCATTCTCTGGAAGCTCCTCGTAGCTAGTACAACTTGTTATATCTTCATTCCAACCATCGAACTCTTCATACACTGGTTGGCATTTTTCTAAAACTTTTAAACTTGCAGGATAATCATGTATAATTTTATCTTCATATTTGTACGAAGTACAAATTTTAATCTTATCAAATCCTGAAAGTACATCTAAGAGCATTAATGCAAAAGACGTCATGCCATTTACTCTTGCTGCATATTTTACTACTACTGTATCAAGCCATCCACACCTTCTTGCTCTCCCAGTTGTTGTTCCAAATTCATGACCTTGTTCACGTATTCTATCGCCAATTTCATCATTAAGTTCAGTTACAAATGGACCTTTTCCTACTCTTGTTGTATATGCTTTACAAATACCAAGCACTTCTTCAATTTTATTTGGTCCAATTCCAGCTCCAATTGAAAATCCTCCTGAAACGGGATGTGAGCTAGTAACATATGGATAAGTTCCAAAATCAATATCTAGAAGTGTACCCTGTGCTCCTTCAAGAAGTACTTTTTTATTTTCCCTTACAGCACTATTAACTAATACACCAGTATCATCTACATATCGTTTGATTTTCTTAGCATAATTTTTATAATCATTTAATATTGCATCACCATCTAATGGCTTAGCATTATATATTTTTTCTATTATAGTGTTTTTTCTTTTCATTTGTTTTGTAAATATTTCTTCAAAAACATCTTCATCTATTAAATCACAAATTCTTATTCCAGATCTTTCAACTTTATCCATATAACACGGACCAATGCCTTTTTTAGTAGTACCTATTTTGTCTTTGCCTCTTTCCTCTTCCTTAAGTCTATCAATTTCTTTATGATAAGGAAAAATAACATGAGCTCTATCACTTATTTTAATATTATCAACTGAAATTCCTTTTTTAATTAATCCGTCAATTTCATTTAAAAAACCTTCTGGATCAAAAACAATTCCATTTCCAATGATATTCATAGTATCTGCATAAAGTATACCTGATGGAATCAAATGAAGAGCATATTTTTCATCACCAACAACTACTGTATGACCAGCATTATTACCGCCTTGACCACGAACCACAACATCTGCTTCTTTTGAAAGATAATCAATAACCTTTCCTTTACCTTCGTCTCCCCACTGAGAACCAACAATTACTACAGTAGACATAAAAACACCTCATTTATATAGATTAATATTAAAACACGAACTTCACATGGATATATTAGCAAAATTTTCGTATATAGTCAATGATTTATTTGATATCATCCCCTTATAATTCGGTTTTGCATAAAATCACTTTTATTTACATTCATAAAAACATACTCACAACAAGCTTTGTTTTCTATCATTGTAAAACAATCATATTCCATAATTAATTTAAAGGCATTCGTTTGATCTTCAAAAGGTGCTAACTTCCTTTCAATTTCGTTAAATCCAACTTTCTTATAACATTTAATCGCTCGTTTATTAAATAAAGCCGCTCTTAATGAAATTTTTTTAAGTCTATATTTAATAAAAACGGTTTCTAAATATTTTATTATAGCTAGCGTCCCTATGCCTTTGCTTAAACAATTTGCATCTATTGAAATTCCCATTTCTGCACTTTTTTTAATCCAATTTATCTTTTTTAGAGTTATATATCCAACTACTTTTTTATTAAAAATTATTGAAAATATTTTTCTAGTAAATATTTTATTCTTTGAATTATACCAAAGTGTATATTCAATTTTATTTTTATAAGGAAAATTATAAGGCAAAAATCTAAGATCTTCATGGCTGCCCCATTTAGTAAGATCAATTAAATCCTCTTTCTTCATTTTTCTTACTTCAACATTATTCAACTTTTTTACACCTCAAATAAATGAATTTTATACCTCTCTAGCCAAATCACCAAATTTAGTATATTTACCAATCCATGCAAGTTCAACAGTACCTGTTTCTCCATTTCTTTGTTTTGCGATAATAAGTTCACCAATCCCTTGTTTTTCAGAATCAGGAAAATAATATTCATCTCTATAAAGAAACATAACTATATCTGCATCCTGCTCTATCGCTCCAGATTCTCTAAGGTCAGAAAGAATCGGCCTATGATCTGCTCTAAGTTCAGGTGCTCTTGAAAGCTGAGAAAGCGCGATAACCGGACAATCCATCTCTCTTGCAAGTGCTTTTAATGATCTTGAAATCGTAGAAATTTCTTGCTGTCTACTTTCTTGTTTTCCGCCTCCGCTCATCAACTGAAGATAATCGACCATAATTACATCTAAGCCTTTTTCCATTTTTAATTTTCTACACTTGGCTCTCATTTCCATAACTGTTATCGCTGGTGTATCATCAATAAATATATTGGCTTCTGATAATCTTGCCATTGCTTTTGTAAGAGAAATCCAATCATCTTCTTCTAAATCACCATTTCTTATTTTTTGAATTGAAATATGTGATTCACTACTTAGCATACGCTGTACCAATTGATCTTTTGACATTTCTAAACTAAAAATGGCTACTGATGATTTATGAGTCCCTGCATATTGACATACATTTATTGAAAATGCAGTTTTTCCCATTGAAGGTCTTGCAGCAACAAGTATCAAATCCGATTTTTGAAATCCACTTGTTTTAACATCAAGATCTTTAAAACCTGAAGAAAGACCTGTGAGCGCATCGTCTGATTCATATAACATCTCGATTTTTTCATACGTTTTATATAGTAACTCTCTAATTGGAGAAAATCCTTCTCTAGCTTTATTTTGCGATATATTAAATATATTTTTTTCGGCTAACTCTAATAATTCTTTTGCATCAATTGATTCATAACCTTTTTGTAAAATCAATGTTGATGCTCCAATTAATTTTCTTAGTGTCGATTTTTCTTCAATAATTTTTGCATAATATCTAGCATTAGAAGTTATTATACCCATTTCTGTTAATTCAGCTAAATAATCTAATCCGCCAATATTTTCCAAAATTCCTTCTGATATTAATTTATCTGAAAGTGTCACAATATCAACAGGTTCATTATTATTATATATTTCAAGAACAGATTCAAATATTAATTTATGTGATTCTTTATAGAAATCATCTGAACTTATTAAATCTACAATATCATTAATAGAGTCCTTGTCTAATATCATTGCACCTATTACAGATTTTTCTGCTTCAATACTATTTGGTTTGATTTTACCTTTTAACTCCATATTTATTTCCTTCCAAAAGATTAAAAAGCAATCAAAATTAAATTATATTGGATTCCCAATTTATTTAATTTTAATTGCTTTTATATAATGATTAAATAAGTAAAGCCTTAGCTAATGGCCTAATTTTCTATACTTACCACTGTTACGTTAATTTTCGCAGTCACTTTTGGGTAAACCTTTATTTCTGCTTCTGTAGTTCCAAGAGACTTAATACTAGCCATTACTATTTTTTTCTTATCAATATCAAAACCATGTTCATTATTCAAAATTTCAGCGATATCTTTATTTGTAATTGATCCAAATAGTTTTCCTGATTCACCAGCTTTTGAAGCTATTTTTATTTCAACTTCTTCAATTTTTTTTGCCAAATCTTTAGCATTTGCAAGTTCTTCATCTTTTCTTTTTTTAGCTGATTCTTTGTGATGCTCTAACTCTTTCACACTTGAATCTGTAGCTAACTTTGCTAATTTTCTTGGAAACAAATAATTTCTTGCATGACCATCACTAGCATTAATAATATCACCTTTTTTTCCTGTTCCTTTAATGTCCTTAAGTAAAATTACTTTCATTTACTTTCACCTTCCTTAATATATTCATCTATT includes:
- a CDS encoding HAMP domain-containing sensor histidine kinase, which translates into the protein MFKSIRWRFIVIYFMLVFIGMIISGVFIIRSTEQYNFNVIENRIDDISDILMPRISSYNDLSENADKIQDILTLYSGAGFREEIFVIKPDDKFSIIATTSQNVGRDALNVLNFDLVVASSNGSVEKTFVKDNKSQIKTLDKSFPIGKEGILYIRYDLSDVYNSIDKFKIIIVQATLLALIVTVVLGIFIANSITNPINEITAKAAKMASGDFDQTVDVKSKDEIGKLGEMFNYLTNRLKVSVSEISREKSKLETIINYMDDGLVAVNKKGEIIHLNPKAIEMLNFTETSLDFDKTIRELNENLVIEKIIADNKWIGSEIIKFENMILKVSYAPYANENGEKSGIVFVLQDITDQERLEKMRREFVANVSHELKTPLTSIKSYTETILDGYVDDEDTKIEFLKVVNNEADRMNRLVRDLLQLSSFDNENIKLEKEYHDYVNMVKYSIKKVEVTAKNKNQTINLVTDLDNLVGYFDYDRIEQVALNILSNAIKYSPNGSIINTFLTKIDENVSMTIQDNGFGIPEKDINRIFERFYRVDKARSRELGGTGLGLSIAKEIVEAHLGKIKITSKLEKGTTVNLLLPLDLEEY
- the yycF gene encoding response regulator YycF — translated: MNNKKILVVDDEKPISDIIKFNLVKEGYNVVCAFDGDEALKMVYQAQPDLVILDVMLPKYDGFQVCKKIRESFNMPIIMLTAKEEEVDKVLGLELGADDYITKPFGMRELIARIKANLRRINISTLPEIVDKKIVTSDNLIVDLERYEVRKGEEVIELTLREFELLKFLATQDNQIFTREQLLKDVWGYEYFGDIRTVDVTVRRLREKIEDDSSNPKFVMTKRGVGYYFRR
- a CDS encoding peptidoglycan DD-metalloendopeptidase family protein, with amino-acid sequence MDFSKIINTIINGLAKSIAFVIMPFYKGYKYIKNIKVNKQLIISKFKKNNFKGVNFKRYGSNFKEIIKLDKINFSKLKLNKIDFNKLKLENFREKVNKVFIYIRKYKIQFLGALAVVVALSGVYYMNDIMNSNTSNEASGETSLYAVKMDNESSNQATISSTDSKKEESKISDNKSTSDTTSNNSSLNALPTSVNNYTSAVKDLMDLSYEGYSLEVNKKRIGFFENKEDANELLNSIKTKFLAKEDGSEILDSYFKEDVEIVKGYNNITNGTIYTSKEDAFNYIVKGTDEEKFHKVSKGENFWTIASKYEITVDSLIKANPDVKPERLQIGQEISLTVPRPLITVLTVEEETYSEKVAYDVKYENASTLYKGDYKTKIKGIKGEKQIVAKVVKENGREVAKKVLSEKILKKPSTKVVYKGTKNPPPKKGTGTFARPTTRGVITSGFGMRRLLGKWGRHNGIDIGLAIGTPVYAADGGVVTRAGGYGGYGLAVVIDHGANMVSIYGHNSKILVKVGEKVFKGQKISLSGNTGFSTGPHLHFEIRKNNVPVDPRNYVKY
- a CDS encoding DnaD domain protein, with the translated sequence MGFKNQITKVDFGSITIENIFINDFMCSANGTYVKVYLLGYKYAVDNDENIDFNNSSIAKHLNIPLEDVLNAWDFWQKKGIIKKSNIDDSVNYDVEFISLRQLYIDNNYKVNNNEVSYERKTSNSDLIEINKSPEIKNMFYKIDQFMRRNLSPNERLEVLNFLLDNNVDPDVVTMAFEYSIETKNVKNIKYALKVLNAWVDNGLITVDLIENNLKQSNKYYRAYRAIYKSLGYSNLITSGDKEIIDIWLQKYDLSLEFILEVIKESSKKTSNVNMNYMHSIVKNLYKNKINTIEGFKTFKTTHTNTKKSYSNSKTAPSKTKFHNFEKSKSNYSNEDIEKILGIKK
- a CDS encoding ATP-binding protein encodes the protein MNKFKKEIFKEYEKLRTKSNEELKRRKQEIYSLLPRTKEIDKEMAKLSISISKKILSDNNGNYESFIKDLESKINTLKKEKALILTENNFTLSYIKLHHNCEKCDDTGFDKSTNKLCECFFSKLIKKTYKLSNLESVLEKENFSTFNIDLFSQKKYEDNTLSPRDNMKRILTEVESFVHSFNRGEENLLLYGTTGLGKTFICNSIAKALLSKGKIVVYHTAFRILEILENEKFNKNLENQEENKLEYYLLFNSDLLIIDDLGTEMVNSFSASELFNIINSRIIKNKSTIISTNLSPIQIKETYSDRVSSRVFGKYKMLNFYGPDLRWEK
- a CDS encoding adenylosuccinate synthase, which translates into the protein MSTVVIVGSQWGDEGKGKVIDYLSKEADVVVRGQGGNNAGHTVVVGDEKYALHLIPSGILYADTMNIIGNGIVFDPEGFLNEIDGLIKKGISVDNIKISDRAHVIFPYHKEIDRLKEEERGKDKIGTTKKGIGPCYMDKVERSGIRICDLIDEDVFEEIFTKQMKRKNTIIEKIYNAKPLDGDAILNDYKNYAKKIKRYVDDTGVLVNSAVRENKKVLLEGAQGTLLDIDFGTYPYVTSSHPVSGGFSIGAGIGPNKIEEVLGICKAYTTRVGKGPFVTELNDEIGDRIREQGHEFGTTTGRARRCGWLDTVVVKYAARVNGMTSFALMLLDVLSGFDKIKICTSYKYEDKIIHDYPASLKVLEKCQPVYEEFDGWNEDITSCTSYEELPENAKKYIERLEELVGVPAKIISIGPKRSQTIIRSSIF
- a CDS encoding GNAT family N-acetyltransferase, which codes for MKKEDLIDLTKWGSHEDLRFLPYNFPYKNKIEYTLWYNSKNKIFTRKIFSIIFNKKVVGYITLKKINWIKKSAEMGISIDANCLSKGIGTLAIIKYLETVFIKYRLKKISLRAALFNKRAIKCYKKVGFNEIERKLAPFEDQTNAFKLIMEYDCFTMIENKACCEYVFMNVNKSDFMQNRIIRG
- the dnaB gene encoding replicative DNA helicase, which produces MELKGKIKPNSIEAEKSVIGAMILDKDSINDIVDLISSDDFYKESHKLIFESVLEIYNNNEPVDIVTLSDKLISEGILENIGGLDYLAELTEMGIITSNARYYAKIIEEKSTLRKLIGASTLILQKGYESIDAKELLELAEKNIFNISQNKAREGFSPIRELLYKTYEKIEMLYESDDALTGLSSGFKDLDVKTSGFQKSDLILVAARPSMGKTAFSINVCQYAGTHKSSVAIFSLEMSKDQLVQRMLSSESHISIQKIRNGDLEEDDWISLTKAMARLSEANIFIDDTPAITVMEMRAKCRKLKMEKGLDVIMVDYLQLMSGGGKQESRQQEISTISRSLKALAREMDCPVIALSQLSRAPELRADHRPILSDLRESGAIEQDADIVMFLYRDEYYFPDSEKQGIGELIIAKQRNGETGTVELAWIGKYTKFGDLAREV
- the rplI gene encoding 50S ribosomal protein L9, whose product is MKVILLKDIKGTGKKGDIINASDGHARNYLFPRKLAKLATDSSVKELEHHKESAKKRKDEELANAKDLAKKIEEVEIKIASKAGESGKLFGSITNKDIAEILNNEHGFDIDKKKIVMASIKSLGTTEAEIKVYPKVTAKINVTVVSIEN